One genomic region from Rosa rugosa chromosome 1, drRosRugo1.1, whole genome shotgun sequence encodes:
- the LOC133735608 gene encoding FRIGIDA-like protein 4a, translating to MQGSLTYYWRNGDVSSKEKVVSGNITLLKILMGLSTHVGPHLKENATNLASQWKEKLRGDTENSLESLGYLFIAMYELLGTLHEDEIVMLLRRVSQHKQSLELCQTHGFADYIPDFIRKLIEKKSLMEAVRSICAFKLFDKLPPVPLLKEYVDDVMMCSKLICGSQMIPDEKDKALNGKIADLRAAIQCIKDYDLESEYPSKTVELQIVQLEMLKEKWSSLAPSLVPKVEQEERERKKPCTSSSAPKLQPGKVPKIKFVFSGSRP from the exons ATGCAAGGGTCTCTTACGTATTACTGGAGAAATGGAGATGTTAGTTCCAAAGAAAAGGTTGTATCTGGTAACATTACTCTATTGAAGATTCTAATGGGACTGTCAACACATGTTGGACCTCATCTGAAAGAAAATGCAACAAATCTAGCATCCCAGTGGAAAGAAAAGTTGAGAGGTGATACTGAAAATTCATTGGAGAGTTTGGGGTATTTGTTTATAGCTATGTATGAATTGCTTGGAACCTTACATGAAGATGAGATTGTAATGCTTCTTAGAAGGGTTTCGCAGCATAAACAGTCTCTAGAGTTATGTCAGACACATGGTTTTGCAGATTATATCCCTG ATTTTATACGGAAGCTTATTGAAAAGAAGTCACTGATGGAGGCTGTTAGATCTATTTGTGCCTTCAAATTATTTGACAAGCTCCCCCCAGTGCCACTCTTAAAAGAATATGTGGATGATGTAATGATGTGTTCCAAACTAATTTGTGGGTCACAGATGATACCTGATGAAAAG GATAAGGCTCTGAATGGTAAAATAGCTGATCTAAGAGCTGCCATTCAATGCATCAAAGATTACGACCTCGAGTCTGAATACCCATCCAAGACTGTTGAATTGCAAATAGTTCAGCTTGAAATGCTGAAGGAAAAATGGAGCAGTTTGGCGCCATCTCTAGTACCCAAAGTTgaacaagaagagagagaaaggaagaaGCCTTGTACTAGCTCTTCTGCCCCAAAGTTACAACCAGGTAAGGTGCCGAAAATAAAGTTCGTCTTCAGTGGTTCGAGACCTTAA